The Mucilaginibacter gracilis genomic interval TTTTGGTGGGTATATGGTGCCGCGCACGGTTGCCCACGATCATCGCATCAAAGCTGCCATTGCTTATCCGACCATGCCACTTTGCCGGATTGGCTGGATGGGTGCCATGAATCTTGATCCCTTTGAGCCCTACCCACGTGAGCTTGAATCGGTGGTCGATATGTCCAACAGTGTTGTACGTTGGTTGCTCGACGAAGTGCGTTGGGCACATGGGATGGAAAATAAAACACTTGCTGAATTCCTTGACTTTGCAAGTGAATTCACAATTGAAGGGATGGAAGACAAAATTACTTGCCATTATTTAAATATGTCCTCTGAGGGTGAAGGCGGCGCAATAGCACTGGCAAGAACATCCATAGCAAAAATGACTAATTGCGCGTCGTTAAGCGATAAAATGCTAACTGCCGAAGAAGGAGGAGATGCCCATTGCGGACTAAATAATCCGGCATTAAAGGCACAAGTTGTGTTTGATTGGCTGGAAGAGGTTCTCGGTATTACACAGCATAAGTAAATTTAATATGAAGCGACTATTGGAGTTACCAACTAAAATCAGATTTAGCTTATTGAAGCTGGCGGTAACGACTACACCTATAACTTCTATTTAAGTACAGCTATGATGAAATCAATTTTAACCGGCATATTTAGTGTGATAATTATTATTGTTATTATTGTTGCAATCGCATCATTCGCAGAAATGTTTTTTCCTGACCCGGTGATTCCGCCCTCAGTGGATAATATTAAGCATACCCAGGTTATTTTCAGCCAATCATCCATGAGCTTGCTTTTAAGCAAATTGATCGCGGTAATAGTCGCATCATTATCAGGTGGTTTTATAATATCGTTGCTGAAGGGGAAAAGAAGCATAGCAATGTCGGTTGCCATATTATTTTCCTTATTAGCGGTGTTTTATACCATGATGATAGCAAAGCCGCTTTGGTTTTGGCTATCCATGGTATCGATCTTCATACCATTTATACTCATGGGATATTCAGTGGGAATGCGTAGACACAATAAAGACAGGTTCTAAGAGTGAGAAATACAAGTGTTTTCAGCCGGAGGATATTCCTAAACATTTGTGACTTATAAACTTCTTTAGGTTATTATTTTTCGAGGTTTAATCAGACCAGCATTTTTTCGCCGGCATTTTTCTTCATCATAAACACCGCAACCTTAATTCCAGCACTGAATATTTTACCTTTGCCTTATGAACGACGTTTCGCCTTTAGTCAATTATGTCACCAGAGAATTGCCACTCACCAAAACGGAAGAGGATTTTTTTGCTACGCTGTTAAGGGTAAAGAAAGTAAAGCGCAAGCAGTTCATTGACCAACCGGACTTTGTTTCCAGTTATCGCAATTATGTGGTGAAAGGCGCTTTAAGGGCTTATATCCTTGGCGATGACGGACAGGAGCACACGATTGCGCTTGCTGTTGAGGGTGGATTTATCGGCGATCACGGAAGTTTTCTTTCACAAGAGCCTGCCACCTTATTTGTAGAAGCCATTGAGGACTCCGAAGTCATCCAGATAAGCTATGAGAACGAACAGCGATTATTAGAAACGGTCCCGAAATTTCATAGCTACTTCAGGCTAAAGACGCTGCACGTCGCGGTGAATATTCAAAAGCGGGTACTGTCTAATATCAGCCAGTCTGCCGAAAAAAGATATGAGCAGTTTGCAAAGAATTATCCGCAGCTCTTACAACGTTTTCCGTTATATATGATTGCTTCTTACCTGGGAATGACCCGCGAGTTTCTTTCCAAAATCCGCAATAACAATACTTAAATAATGTGAATTAGTTCACGCACATTTGGTGAAATAATTCATTGGCGACCAGTCGCTATCCCCGCAACTTTGCATTGTAAATTATTCTAAAAAGAAGGACAATGAAAGATTACGCAAATGAATTCCAGGGCAAAAAAGCCCTGGTAACCGGTGGTTCGCGGGGTATTGGTGCAGCAACCGCCCAGCGTCTTATCGATGGCGGCGCTACCGTAGCCGTTGCCGCCCGTTCACGCCATGAACAAACCCCTGCCGGGGCATCGTTCATTCAAGGCGATATAACTACACTGGCCGGTGCCAACGACGTAACCGAAGATGCATTGAAAATTCTTGGCGGCCTAGACATTCTGGTCAATAACGCCGGTGCAGCTACGCCAAGGCTTCCGGGTATTGAGATGATCACGGATGAGGACTGGATGGATTCGCTGATGATCAACTTTATGAGCGCAGTACGCATAACCAATCCTTTATTAAACGCGTTGCGCCAAAGCGGTTCCGGTGCAATTGTTAATGTATCATCGGGCGGCGTGATCCCGTTTCACGGTTTTCTGGCACACTATGGGGCAGCAAAAGCAGCATTAAGCAGCTATACGAAGTCGTTGGCAAAGGAACTGGGGCCGGCTGGCATACGGGTGAATATTGTTACGCCAGGCGCGATCCTTACACCCGGCGGTAACGAGGGCAGAGAACAGCTGGCCGCCGCTTTTGGCATCACGGTAGAACAGCTCTTTAAAGCTATCCCGCTGGAGGGCAAGCCAGGTACCGCAGCAGATATGGCGGAAATGATCGCTTTTTTGGTGTCTGACCGCGCGGCCTATATCACTGGACATAACCATTTCGTTTCCGGCGGCCAGGGAGAGCTTGCATAAATGTACCAGGTGCTATTATTCGCCAGCTTTCTATTTAAACCGTTTGTAGACTTCCCTATGTCTTCCGCTGTTTCGGGAATTGACAGATTAATTCAGCAGATAATTCGGACCTGCACATTTTCCGAATAGAGGTGGAACGTTTCATAATATTTCGAAAGGCGGCCACATAATCCCGGCCTGAAGGAAAAAATGCTTTTGCTAACATAGTACGATTTATAGATTTTACTACTCTGACAAAGAAAAAACAGCCCTTAAAAAAGGGCCGATTTATACTATTTCACGTTTTATCTTAGCAGCAATTTTGAATCATAATTTAAACCAAATTATAATGCATATTACAGGTGCTACAGGAAGTATAAGATAAAGTTAGCCGGATTGGCCTGATGACGCAAAAGGCTACAATTTAAACAGTTTACTCTAAAATATCGATAAAATAGTTGCATCTAATTTCAGTAATACTTCATAGAGATCGGTAAAACACAAATGTTTAACTTGCTTTCATCAAAATAACGAGATACATACAATAATTTTCAAATACCTACTGACATAGGGCTGTCACTCGCCGTTAATATTTTTATAAAAAATCATGAATATGAACGAACCGCAAAAACTTAAGACCGTACCTGATCACTACACATCAGTTACACCTTGGATCATTTCTCAGTCCTCAGCCAAATTAATTGAATTTTTAAAGGCTGCTTTTGATGCGGAAGAGATTCCTCACAGCAGGATTACTAATAAAGAAGGGATTATCATTCACGTAGTCGTAAAAATTGGAGATGCTTTAATTATGCTTTTTGATTCAAGAGAAGGCTGGCCGCCGACCCCAAGTTTTCTAAATTTATATGTAGAAGATGTAGAAGATGTTTATCAAAAATCAATAGAGTTTGGAGCTAAATCAGTAACTGACATCACTGCTCTGTGGTTTGGAGAAAAGGTTTGCAGGATTTTGGACCCATTTGGAAACCTATGGTGGATAAACCAACGCATTGAGGAAATTGACTTTACCAAGCCAGGGGAAATTGGACGAATAGCTTCTACTCCAGAAGCGGTACAGGGTATTGCATATATTCAAACATCCCTGGATGAAGCTTTAAAAACACAGAAACGCTTTTTTGAAAATAAATAAACACATTAAGTGAAACAAAACGAGTGGGAAACCGCTCTCTTTGTTTTAATTCGTCTACGTTAAATTAACTGATCGACTGTGTTTTTACCAAATGGTAAATAAACTGCCCGCAATAAATTCGATATTTAACGTATGGAAGAGTTCATCAATTATATATTGAAGTTTGGCAATCTGAATAAGCAGCAAACAGATTTCATTATGAGCAAAGCAAAAACGCTGGCACTTCATAAAGATGAATATTTTTCAGAAGCCGGAAAGATCCCCCGGCAGGTTGGATTTCTTCTTGAGGGGGTAATTCGTTTCTGCTATTATAACAACAAAGGCGAAGAGATCACTCATTCATTCAGTGAAGAGAATCATTTTGTTTCGGACCAGCAAAAATTTGAGGCACAAGTGGTAGCTTCTGAGTATATACAGGCTGAAACCGATTGTAAATTGCTTGTTTTTTCAAAGAAAGATTGGGACGAGATCGGAAATACAATTGTTGGCTGGGAAGCTATAAAAGGTCTGATAGAAAAAAATTGTTTGTTAAAAATGATTGAAAGAAGGAGCCCGTTAGTTTCCGAGGATGCAACCACTCGTTATTTATCCTTCATTGAACAGTTCCCCGGCCTTGTCAATCGTATTCCTCTTTCTCATATCGCCTCTTACCTCGGGATCACCCAACAGTCATTGAGCAGGATAAGAAAAAATATCCGTTGAAATTGCTTTTTACCAAATGGTAAATGATTTCTTTTTTTAGATACCAACCTTTGCATCATCATCTTAAATAACAAGAAAAATGAGCAAAAAAGTTGTTTTAATTACTGGAACGAATAGCGGTTTCGGATGGCTTGCCGCCAAGTCCGTTGCGGCTTTGGGGCATAAAGTTTATGCTACCATTAGAGATACCGAAGGTAAAAATGCCGACAAAGCAAAAGCCCTGGCACAGATCGAAAATGTTACTGTTTTGGATGTGTCATTAACTGATGAAACAAGTGTAAAAAAAGCTATTGACGCGATTATCGCAAAAGAAGGAACGATTGACGTTTTGGTAAACAATGCCGGTGCTGCGATGTTCGGTGTAGCCGAAAGTTCTACCACTGATGATGTCCGGCGGATGTTTGATATCAATGTCTTCGCCCCATGGAGATTGGTAAAGTTCGTATTGCCATTTATGCGTAAACAATCAGAAGGCTTAATTATTAACATTTCAAGCGGATATGGCAGATTTTCCGCTCCTTTTTCGGTAATATACAGTGCTTCAAAGTTTGCTTTAGAAGGTTTAAGCGAAGGGTTACATTATGAAATAAGACCTTTAGGGGTTGATGTAGCCATCATTCAACCAGGAGCTTTCCCTACAGAAATATCCCAAAAGATGCAGGTTGGTTCTGATGCATCAGTTGCTGGCGAATATCAAGAGATCGCGGATGTTCCAAATAAAATGTTCGCAGCCATTGGACAAATGTTTGAAACTGCAAATCCAGATCCTCAGGAAGTTGCGGATGCGATAGTAAACCTGATCAATTTACCGAAAGGTCAAAGGCCATTACGGACAGTTGTTGATTCTTCAACAGGAGATATCACTAAAAGGGCCAACGATGCCGTTGAAGTTGAATTCGAAAAAGTACTGACGGCATTCGGGATGGAAGATCTGTTGGTGTAAAAGATTGTTGTTATATGCCGATTCCAAATGCTTCCGATTAAACAATGATTTTGGCCGTTAGGTTGTGCCCTTTAGGACCAACTAAAAACCCCTCTAATTCATTTAAAACACTAAACTTTCCACCTACCTCAGATTGGATTTTTATTTAATTTTTTTAAAGGTAAAAACTGTCATTCTATTGTAAATAACGATTCTAAAACGCTTCTAACGAAACAATTGTAATTTTCCACGATTAGTTAAAATTATATTTTTAACTCAAAACATCTACTAAAATTTTACCGTATGAAAACCAACATCAATTTTTTAAAAGCGAGTTTTAAGGATTTTATATGAACGAAAGTGGCCAGATGAACTTTCGCTTTATGACAAGTAAAAATGGCTGTGGGCCTGAAATGTGGGTGACATCTCCTTTTAATAAAACACCCAAAAAATGTGTCAGCCTTGTTTCAAATGACTATCTGAATTTTACCCAACATCCCAAGGTAAAATTGGCAGCTATTCATGGAATTGAAAAATATGGAACAGGTGCCGGGGCTTCGCCGCTAATAGGTGGGCATCATGACTACCATGAAATGTTACAGCGGAAAAATATCAGCGTTTTTTAATCGAAGTGAGGATTCTGCATTGATTTTTACTACGGGATATACGGCTAACAGTGCAACACTTTTAGCACTCCTGAAAGATAGGGATATTGCAATAGTAGATATGGCAGTTCATGCAAGTGTTTATGAGGGGTGTTAAAGAAACCAACGTTAAAAGTACTTCCGCAGGGTCTTTTACTTCGTTTTTACCATGCGT includes:
- a CDS encoding oxidoreductase, with the protein product MKDYANEFQGKKALVTGGSRGIGAATAQRLIDGGATVAVAARSRHEQTPAGASFIQGDITTLAGANDVTEDALKILGGLDILVNNAGAATPRLPGIEMITDEDWMDSLMINFMSAVRITNPLLNALRQSGSGAIVNVSSGGVIPFHGFLAHYGAAKAALSSYTKSLAKELGPAGIRVNIVTPGAILTPGGNEGREQLAAAFGITVEQLFKAIPLEGKPGTAADMAEMIAFLVSDRAAYITGHNHFVSGGQGELA
- a CDS encoding Crp/Fnr family transcriptional regulator; the protein is MNDVSPLVNYVTRELPLTKTEEDFFATLLRVKKVKRKQFIDQPDFVSSYRNYVVKGALRAYILGDDGQEHTIALAVEGGFIGDHGSFLSQEPATLFVEAIEDSEVIQISYENEQRLLETVPKFHSYFRLKTLHVAVNIQKRVLSNISQSAEKRYEQFAKNYPQLLQRFPLYMIASYLGMTREFLSKIRNNNT
- a CDS encoding Crp/Fnr family transcriptional regulator, producing the protein MEEFINYILKFGNLNKQQTDFIMSKAKTLALHKDEYFSEAGKIPRQVGFLLEGVIRFCYYNNKGEEITHSFSEENHFVSDQQKFEAQVVASEYIQAETDCKLLVFSKKDWDEIGNTIVGWEAIKGLIEKNCLLKMIERRSPLVSEDATTRYLSFIEQFPGLVNRIPLSHIASYLGITQQSLSRIRKNIR
- a CDS encoding SDR family oxidoreductase, whose product is MSKKVVLITGTNSGFGWLAAKSVAALGHKVYATIRDTEGKNADKAKALAQIENVTVLDVSLTDETSVKKAIDAIIAKEGTIDVLVNNAGAAMFGVAESSTTDDVRRMFDINVFAPWRLVKFVLPFMRKQSEGLIINISSGYGRFSAPFSVIYSASKFALEGLSEGLHYEIRPLGVDVAIIQPGAFPTEISQKMQVGSDASVAGEYQEIADVPNKMFAAIGQMFETANPDPQEVADAIVNLINLPKGQRPLRTVVDSSTGDITKRANDAVEVEFEKVLTAFGMEDLLV
- a CDS encoding VOC family protein translates to MNMNEPQKLKTVPDHYTSVTPWIISQSSAKLIEFLKAAFDAEEIPHSRITNKEGIIIHVVVKIGDALIMLFDSREGWPPTPSFLNLYVEDVEDVYQKSIEFGAKSVTDITALWFGEKVCRILDPFGNLWWINQRIEEIDFTKPGEIGRIASTPEAVQGIAYIQTSLDEALKTQKRFFENK